Part of the Variovorax sp. PAMC 28711 genome is shown below.
AGCGGGTTGACCAGACCCTCGAAGTTGCGCGCGTAGTTGAGCGTGCGCCCTTGCGTATCGCCAGACGCTCCCGGCGGATGCCCATCCGCATGTGCGTGCTGCAGGTAGTTGGTCGCGAGCAGCCAGTGCAGGCCGTGCAGCTGCGGCACGATCACGAAGACGAGCGCCTTCTTCCAGTCGATGGCGAGCAGCACCACCCACGAGCCGAGCCACACGCCGTACTGCGCGACGCAGTAGCCGAAGGCACCGGAGCGTTGGCGTCGCAGCGCCTTCAACCAGTTGATGAAGAGCGGATAAAGAACCCAAGCGGCCTGCAGCGGATGCAGGAGGTAGCCGGTCAGATGATTGGTGTCGCCGCCCGCGAAGCGATAGGTGCGCGCAACGTCTTTCGGTCCATGGCGATGCCGATGGTGGTTGGCGACGTGAGCCGGCCAGAAGACGAAAGTCGGATGGCCTTGAAGCAGCGTGATGCCGAAGTCCGTCACGCGATTGGCGGTGCGACCGCGCCACATGCGCAGGTGCGTGTGGTTGTGGTGAATCACGCCGATGCCGAGCGTGAGGAACAGCAGCAGCGCGTAGAGCGGCCATGAGAAACCATTGAACCATTGCCAAGCCGCGAGCGCGGGGAGCGCGGCGAGGTAGGCGAGGCTTTGCCAGTCGCGGAGGTTGCGCAATCGCGGTCGCTCGCGCATGTCAGCTTTTTTGCCGCGCCCGGAACGCATTCAATTGCGCATCGGCTGCGTCACCCGCCAGCCGTGTCCTGAACAACCGGTCCATGAAGGTGAACTGGAAGCCGTAGTTGCCGCTGTGACACGCATGGTGCAGATGGTGGCGCCGGCTCGCGGCAAACCAATGGCCATACGACACGCGCGTGAAGAAGTCGTAGTTGGCATGCCCAACATTGTTGAAGAACAGGCTGAAGATCGGCACCGATGCGAGCGCCCAGAAGCTGAAGTCGTGCACCAGCATCGGCAGCAGGATCACATTGCCCAGCATGGCCGCCTCGATCGGATGGAAGCTGTAGCTCGAGAACGGCGTGCTCACCATCGAGCGGTGATGCGGGCCGTGGAAGCGACGCAGCCAGCGCGTGTGCAGCAAGCGGTGGTTGATCCAGAAATGCACGTCGTTCCAAACCGCCAGCACCAGGATCTCGGCGGCGATACGCCAGCCCGACGGGTCTACAGCGAGCCGGGCCCAACCCAGCTGCAGCAATCCCCACGGGAACACCATGCCAAGCCCGAAAATCAGGATCGACAGGCCCGACTGCGTGAACTCCTCGCGCAACTGCCCGGCGCGCAGCGGCCGGGGGTCGAGCACGCGCCCGATAGCGAGCGCAGGCAGCAGCTTGCGCGTGAGCCACCAGGTGATCGCACCGAAGCTGAGGTAGATGCTGCCGAAGAACAGCAGACCCCAGGCCATGGCCTGGATTGCGGAGAGGGACTGGAAAATTTGTGCCACAGCCGGAGTATCTCAGCACCGCTCGCGAGCGGATCCGCGACGCTTGCAGGAGAATTCCGCCATGCAACTGAATTTCATCGCCAACGCCAACGTGCCGTCCGCCTCCGGCCGCACCCTCCCCGTCATCGATCCTTCCGATGGCCAGGTCTTCGACGAGCTGCAGCGCAGCAACGCCGACGACATCGATTCCGCGGTGCGCGCAGCGCGCGACTGCTTCGACAACGTCTGGCACAAGGTGAGCGCGGCCGACCGCGGCCGGCTGCTCTACAAGCTTTCGCAGAAGATCGCCGAGCACACCGGCGAGCTCGCGCTGCTGGAGCAACGCGATTGCGGCAAGCCCGTGAAGCAGGCGCGCGCCGATGCACTGGCGCTGGTGCGCTACTTCGAGTTCTACGCCGGCGCCTGCGACAAGCTGCACGGCGAAACCATTCCGTACCAAGACGGCTACAGCGTCTTCACCTGGCGCGAGCCGCACGGCGTCACCGGCCACGTCATTCCGTGGAACTACCCGATGCAGATCTTCGGGCGCAGCGTCGGCGGCGCGCTGGCGGCGGGCAATGCGTGTGTGGTCAAGCCGGCGGAAGACGCCTGCCTGTCGCTCATCCGCGTGGCACAACTGGCAGCCGAAGTCGGGTTCCCGGCGGGCGCACTGAACATCGTCACCGGCTACGGCCATGAGGTCGGCGATGCGCTCGCGCGGCATCCGGGCATCGACCACATCA
Proteins encoded:
- a CDS encoding fatty acid desaturase, whose amino-acid sequence is MRERPRLRNLRDWQSLAYLAALPALAAWQWFNGFSWPLYALLLFLTLGIGVIHHNHTHLRMWRGRTANRVTDFGITLLQGHPTFVFWPAHVANHHRHRHGPKDVARTYRFAGGDTNHLTGYLLHPLQAAWVLYPLFINWLKALRRQRSGAFGYCVAQYGVWLGSWVVLLAIDWKKALVFVIVPQLHGLHWLLATNYLQHAHADGHPPGASGDTQGRTLNYARNFEGLVNPLLFNIGLHTAHHENPHAHWSELTRLHRAHYRHRVDPALNERGLVPYMLRVYLLGAVLPRFRSHSLMAVKPTTH
- a CDS encoding sterol desaturase family protein, translating into MAQIFQSLSAIQAMAWGLLFFGSIYLSFGAITWWLTRKLLPALAIGRVLDPRPLRAGQLREEFTQSGLSILIFGLGMVFPWGLLQLGWARLAVDPSGWRIAAEILVLAVWNDVHFWINHRLLHTRWLRRFHGPHHRSMVSTPFSSYSFHPIEAAMLGNVILLPMLVHDFSFWALASVPIFSLFFNNVGHANYDFFTRVSYGHWFAASRRHHLHHACHSGNYGFQFTFMDRLFRTRLAGDAADAQLNAFRARQKS